In the Bacillota bacterium genome, CAAGAGCGAGGGACTTCTCCAGAGATACGTGTCGCCTGAGGCGGCCGCAGTGGTTAGCCCTGTCACGGACACAGATGGCTATTTCACCGCTGCCCGGCTGGGGACCATTGGCATCGCCTACAACACGAATAGAGTCAAAGTCCCGCCTGCAGTCTGGACCGATCTACTGAAACCGGAGTTCAAGGATGGCTTCGGGATTGCCAATCCAGCGATCTCGGGTACCGCGATGGTGAGCGTGTCCATGATAGCCAAGAACCTGGGATGGGACTACATCGAGAAGCTCAGAGCTAATGGGGCGAAAATGGGACAAGGCGCGAGTCAGGTAGTCGACGACACCGCCGTCGGAGACCTCAAGGCCTGTCTTGCTGTGGACTACATAGCGATCAACAAAATAGCGGAAGGAGCGCCGCTGGGGTTCGTATACCTGGACAAGATAATCGTGATTCCGGGACCAGTAGCGATTCTCAAAGGCACCCCAAACCTGGAGGCTGCCAAGCTATTCGTCGACTTCCTGCTGTC is a window encoding:
- a CDS encoding extracellular solute-binding protein; this translates as KSEGLLQRYVSPEAAAVVSPVTDTDGYFTAARLGTIGIAYNTNRVKVPPAVWTDLLKPEFKDGFGIANPAISGTAMVSVSMIAKNLGWDYIEKLRANGAKMGQGASQVVDDTAVGDLKACLAVDYIAINKIAEGAPLGFVYLDKIIVIPGPVAILKGTPNLEAAKLFVDFLLSREGQTIVAGSYTLPCRKDVPIVEGVGLIPPQEAVKRAMSLDYIKLRAEKVEIIDRFVSIMTRK